A DNA window from Melanotaenia boesemani isolate fMelBoe1 chromosome 6, fMelBoe1.pri, whole genome shotgun sequence contains the following coding sequences:
- the LOC121641152 gene encoding teashirt homolog 1-like produces MPRRKQQEPRRSAAYMPEDELKAATHDEEEHLQDDGLSLDGQDTEFLCNEEEEDVDGGQPPSYRDSPISNGTNPDAGYGSPLSDASDRLADFKSTSSRDGQEREGTSLPFRPNNGLSFQDSLAQMKAVYANLISDASWSSITMDLMKSKPAAAGSVNSALTTPEPVSTASASTTTTINKSSGLNIASSHHNGRSSTTTVNHTGSVSASTNGTAASSVSSHSVTSSSGSSSGGANNGSGVAYDWHQAALAKTLQQTPYHLLPEPSLFSTVQLYRQNNKLYGSVFTGASKFRCKDCSAAYDTLVGLTVHMNETGHYRDDNKDKEEDQGKRWSKPRKRSLMEMEGKEDAQKVLKCMYCGHSFESLQDLSVHMIKTKHYQKVPLKEPVPALATKLVPTSAKKRAIQDAIVSPCSPDSVHAGSGGGSVSLGDMSKDTKAAANPYVTPNNRYGYQNGASYTWQFEARKAQILKCMECGSSHDTLQQLTAHMMVTGHFLKVTNSASKKGKQLVFDPVVEEKIQSIPLPPTTTRLPVPSNVKSQPVSPALSSGSEEKREGGEDEKAERCEQVEKKIKEERDDSSEKSETDTTSYKYLREEDLEETPKEGLDILKSLENTVSSAISKAQTGTPTWGGYPSIHAAYQLQGAMKSSATVLPPTVQSVQMQPMFNSGLRGLVSDPNSVIHSPRSPSSPTPLRSNVTAMEELVEKVTGKTATVKKEKEEKMVSLERCRPPLLVKSPSPALREHREPLPSPNDLSVGKPSGMRSSSPGSVDSELICKKEPRESLVDGHNNHSKSGSEVCQSPVTNGNSLGIITDHSPESPFINPLSALQSIMNTHLGKASKPVSPAADPLSMLYKISNSMMDKPTFNSAPQGKPSEPVNHYQLYENNDQPIDLSKNKSMTNSNNNNNSSSVLVTNNSVNGNKPLISLPESVSSPLRENALMDISDMVKNLTGRLTPKSSTPSSISEKSDADGSAFEDALEDLSPVQKRKGRQSNWNPQHLLILQAQFASSLRETSEGRYAMTDLGPQERVHICKFTGLSMTTISHWLANVKYQLRRTGGTKFLKNMDSCQPVFLCGDCASQFRTPSSYISHLESHLGFSLKDLSKLSAEHLREQQAASKVITDKMTFGSPLSALTTPEDDTGSVYQCRLCNRTFVSKHAVKLHLSKTHGKSPEDHLVFVTALEKLEKLDKMEKV; encoded by the exons ATGCCGAGGAGAAAGCAGCAAGAGCCGCGGCGATCAGCAG CGTACATGCCCGAGGATGAGCTTAAGGCAGCCACTCATGATGAAGAAGAGCACCTGCAGGATGACGGCCTCTCATTAGACGGTCAGGACACAGAGTTCCTGTgcaatgaggaagaggaggatgtggATGGAGGCCAGCCACCCAGCTACAGAGACTCTCCAATCAGCAATGGCACTAACCCCGATGCTGGATATGGGTCTCCGCTCAGTGATGCTAGTGATCGACTTGCAGATTTCAAAAGCACCTCTTCCAGGGATGGTCAGGAGAGGGAAGGCACCTCTCTACCCTTTCGCCCCAATAACGGCCTGTCTTTCCAGGATAGCCTGGCACAGATGAAAGCCGTCTATGCAAACCTCATCTCAGATGCCTCTTGGTCGAGCATCACCATGGACCTCATGAAATCTAAGCCTGCTGCAGCTGGCAGTGTCAACAGTGCCCTCACCACTCCAGAGCCTGTCTCTACTGCCTCTGCTTCCACAACTACAACCATAAACAAGAGCAGTGGCCTCAACATAGCTAGCAGTCATCATAATGGCAGGAGCTCCACCACCACTGTCAACCACACAGGCAGTGTGAGTGCCAGTACCAATGGCACAGCAGCTAGCTCTGTTAGCAGCCACAGTGTAACCAGCAGCAGTGGAAGCAGCAGCGGTGGGGCTAATAATGGCAGTGGTGTGGCCTATGACTGGCACCAGGCAGCACTTGCCAAAACCCTTCAGCAGACACCCTATCACCTTTTACCCGAGCCTAGCCTGTTCAGCACAGTGCAGCTCTATCGGCAGAATAACAAGCTGTATGGCTCTGTCTTTACTGGTGCAAGCAAGTTTCGCTGCAAAGACTGCAGTGCTGCTTATGACACACTGGTTGGTCTAACAGTGCATATGAATGAGACGGGCCACTATCGAGATGACAACAAGGACAAAGAGGAGGATCAGGGTAAGCGCTGGTCCAAACCACGCAAGCGTTCCCTGATGGAGATGGAGGGGAAAGAGGACGCGCAGAAAGTCCTAAAGTGCATGTACTGTGGTCACTCATTTGAGTCTCTGCAAGATCTCAGCGTTCATATGATCAAGACCAAGCATTACCAGAAAGTGCCTCTCAAAGAACCAGTACCAGCCTTAGCTACTAAGCTGGTGCCAACTTCAGCTAAAAAACGTGCTATCCAAGATGCTATAGTCTCTCCATGTTCCCCGGACTCTGTTCATGCTGGCAGTGGTGGTGGCAGTGTCTCTcttggagatatgagcaaagaCACAAAGGCTGCAGCTAACCCCTACGTGACACCAAACAATCGCTACGGCTACCAAAATGGTGCCAGCTACACGTGGCAGTTTGAAGCTCGAAAAGCGCAGATCCTCAAATGCATGGAGTGCGGGAGCTCACACGATACATTACAACAACTGACCGCCCACATGATGGTTACAGGTCACTTTTTGAAGGTTACAAACTCTGCATCAAAGAAGGGCAAGCAGTTGGTCTTTGATCCAGTAGTGGAAGAAAAGATTCAGTCTATCCCACTACCGCCAACCACCACTAGACTCCCTGTTCCTAGTAATGTTAAATCCCAGCCGGTCTCCCCGGCCCTTTCCTCTGGCTcagaggaaaagagggaagGAGGGGAGGATGAAAAAGCTGAACGTTGTGAGCAggtggagaaaaaaattaaagaggagagagatgaTTCTAGTGAGAAATCCGAGACTGATACCACCTCATATAAATACCTAAGAGAAGAAGATTTGGAGGAGACACCTAAAGAGGGTTTAGACATTCTTAAATCCCTTGAAAACACAGTATCCAGTGCCATCAGCAAGGCCCAGACAGGCACACCTACATGGGGTGGCTATCCTAGCATTCATGCAGCCTACCAGCTGCAGGGTGCCATGAAAAGTTCAGCTACTGTTCTGCCCCCAACAGTCCAGAGTGTCCAGATGCAGCCAATGTTTAACAGTGGGCTGCGAGGTCTTGTGAGTGACCCCAATTCAGTCATCCACTCGCCTCGGAGCCCTTCCTCCCCCACACCCCTTAGGAGCAATGTCACTGCCATGGAGGAGCTTGTAGAGAAAGTGACAGGAAAAACTGCCActgtgaagaaagaaaaggaggaaaagatGGTGAGCCTGGAACGATGCAGGCCCCCATTGTTAGTTAAGTCCCCTTCTCCTGCATTGAGAGAACACAGAGAGCCGTTACCATCTCCAAATGACCTTTCTGTAGGTAAACCGTCTGGTATGAGAAGCAGTAGCCCTGGCAGTGTAGACTCAGAGCTTATCTGTAAAAAGGAGCCCAGAGAGAGCCTAGTGGATGGTCACAACAACCATTCAAAGAGTGGCTCTGAGGTGTGCCAATCCCCAGTAACCAATGGCAATAGTCTTGGCATTATCACTGATCACTCACCTGAAAGTCCTTTCATCAACCCTCTCAGCGCACTCCAATCAATCATGAACACACACCTGGGCAAGGCTTCCAAACCTGTAAGCCCAGCTGCAGATCCGCTGTCAATGCTTTATAAAATCAGCAACAGCATGATGGATAAGCCAACTTTCAACTCAGCTCCTCAGGGCAAGCCATCTGAGCCTGTCAACCACTATCAGCTGTATGAAAACAATGACCAGCCCATAGACCTGAGTAAAAATAAGTCCATGACtaacagcaacaacaataacaacagtaGCAGTGTGCTTGTGACCAACAATAGTGTAAATGGCAACAAGCCCCTCATTTCCCTCCCTGAATCTGTCTCCTCTCCCCTGAGAGAGAATGCTCTAATGGACATTTCTGACATGGTAAAAAACCTAACAGGAAGACTGACCCCGAAATCCTCAACTCCCTCCTCTATCTCAGAGAAATCAGACGCCGACGGCAGTGCATTTGAGGATGCCCTGGAGGATCTTTCGCCAGTGCAGAAGAGGAAAGGGAGACAGTCTAACTGGAATCCCCAGCATCTCCTCATTCTGCAGGCACAGTTTGCCTCCAGCCTGAGGGAGACCTCAGAGGGACGCTACGCCATGACCGACCTGGGCCCTCAGGAAAGGGTCCACATCTGTAAATTCACAGGCCTCTCAATGACAACGATATCTCACTGGTTGGCTAATGTCAAGTACCAGCTGAGGCGGACTGGGGGCACCAAGTTCCTCAAGAACATGGACTCGTGCCAGCCTGTGTTCCTCTGCGGTGACTGTGCCTCTCAGTTCAGGACTCCCTCCTCCTACATCAGCCACCTGGAGTCTCACCTGGGCTTCAGCTTGAAGGACCTGTCCAAACTGTCAGCTGAGCACCTACGGGAGCAGCAGGCTGCCTCAAAGGTGATCACAGACAAAATGACATTCGGCAGCCCACTGTCAGCCTTGACCACGCCAGAGGACGACACAGGCTCAGTGTACCAGTGCAGACTCTGCAATCGGACATTCGTCAGCAAACACGCAGTCAAACTGCACCTCAGCAAGACTCATGGCAAGTCTCCAGAGGACCACCTGGTGTTTGTCACTGCTCTGGAGAAGCTCGAAAAGCTCGACAAAATGGAGAAAGTTTAA